GAATCGATACAATCGACGCATCTGTCCACGCTACTGTCGGTGGAATCAATGTTTACGACTATTCTGCTGATGAGTATTGTGAGACCTGGCTGATACAATCAGCTTCTCTTATCAGCTACGAACCGGGTTCGTTCGACCCCACTTCCGTCTCTACAGGGCAGGACCATTCGTTTTCTGTCATTATGAATAATCTGGGTCAGGCCCCTGTCATACTCGAAGAGACATCGACAAGGATATCTTTTGATGACGGAGTGACCATATACAGTGCACTGCTGGAAGATGAATCTGCCATACCAGGAGAAGGGTCGGCCAGGCTGAGTTTCCTCCAGGACAACATCTCGAGCAGTTTCATTCCCGGAAAATATCCGGTCCTCGTAGAGCTCTCCGGATTTGAAAATGGAGGTCTTTTCGATACCAGTATTGTTCTGGCTGATTCTATCGATATCGAGACACCGGCTTCACTCAGCTATATATCATCGACTCTTTCACCGATGACAGTCAGCAAAAACAGCTCCGTGACATTCCAGCTCGATGTGACCAACACCGGCGGAGCCGATGTTTATGTCGACGAGGCCGCATCGTATCTTACGTTCAATGACGGAACAACAATATATACAGCAAATGTTGATGCTGACAGGACAGGACTGATTCTGCCAGGAGAAAACACTTTCTATTTTGATCCAGTAGTGATCGCCCCAGGATTCGTTACCGGTATTTACACACCGCTACTACATATCGAAGGTCTGGAAAATGGACTAGATATAAGCGTTGATCCGATAGTTGCAGATGATGTGTCTGTAGAGGATCCCTCAAGACTCGCAATAAACAGCATCGATATACTGCCAACAGATCGGATGACGGCCGATCAGACGACAGGGAGAGCAGCTCTGATCAGGATTGAGAATAACGGCGAAGCTTCGGTCAGGCTTGATAGTCTTGATGTGAGGTTGTTCATAGGCAACCTTCCAGTCACTGGGCAGTACCAGATCAATCCTGTGGATTTTGTGGAAGGTGTCGAAATACTCGCAGGAGGGCAGCTCGACAGTTTCCATGTCTCGATCTCAGACGAATTGTCCAATAGTATGAATACCGGGACAGTAACGGTCGAATCGACCGTTTGGGGAACAGACCTGAACAGTTCTGACGAATTGATTGCAACGACCGAATATGGAGGTAAGGGTAGTTTTGCCGTTGAAACGGAAGCTGACCCGGTCATCACCGGCATCATTAGCTCGATAACCAGTGCTACGGTATCACAGACAAGAGACTGGAAGGTCGATGTAATAATTGAGAATCATGGAGAATCTGATCTGGATGTCGACCTTGATCCTCTTATTACGTACCTGGTTTTTTCCACCTCCAATGATTTTGATGTTATCTCTCCGGTGGAGCTTGCCGGAGGAGGGATGGTCCTGGAAGGTGGAAGCACTGATACTTTGAAGTATATCATCGACCTGACAGGATCGATTCCAGGCATATGCGAAATCAACGCTGAAGTCTCGTCGATGGAGATCAACAGTGGGCGCAATATTGGGCCGGTGAGTATGGTGGCAGGTTCCGGGCCAGAAGTGGAGATACAAACGACCGGAGTTCTGTCGATACTTGGTATAACGGGTTTTCAGGATCCCGTCACGATCGGACAGGTTGCTGAATGGGAAATTGAGATGTCGGTTCTAAATTCCGGCGGTTCCGCGTTGACAATAGATACCTCAGACCTCGATTCAACCAGGGTCCTTATTCCAGGTTCATCTGGATTTGTGATCGACCATCCTGCAGAACTTGAAGAGGGTGGCAACACACTCACTTCAGGAGAGTCCGGCACATTAAGATTCACAGTATCGACGACGGGAGTCGTTCCTCCTGGAAGAAGAGTGATATCCGGTCGAGTACTTGGTGTTGAAGATAATAGCGAGAATACCATATTTGCTGAACTGGATGAGACTGCAAGTACAGACTCAGTCGAGTTCGACCTCAGGGCAGACCCACAGTATTCAGTATCAAGCCTGAGTCCCCTGTCGGTAAGTAGCGGGACAGACATATCTATCGAACTGGAAATATTCAGCTCTGACCTTGATCAATCGACTCTGATCCTGGACAGGAACTTGACCACAGTCTGGTTTGGAGACACAGATGGAGATACTCTCAGAGCTTCGCTGTCGGCGGTGTCACCTGACCGGATAGATGGAGGCTCTGCTTCAAGACTGATTTTCAACAGTACTGAGGTCTTTGATGCACTGGACAGGCAGGCATACACGGCAGGTATCCATCTTGAAGGTTCTGAAAACGGGAATCCCTTTATTGTTGATTTAACTTCCACACCAGACCAGTTAATAGTAGAGGAAGCTCCTCAACTGAGCATAACGAGTATTGAGACTCCGTCCAGCGTGACAAGCGGCCTTCAGCCCACCTGGCAGGCATGGATGGTCCTGCACAATACAGGGGAAGCATCAGTACTTGTCTCTACTGATCCTGATAGTACAGATATTTCGATATCGATTGCGGGATTGGGTGACGTGACATCTGAGTATACGATAACACCGCCTGATCATCTCCAGGAATCCGGAACACTGGTTCTGGCCGGTGGGCAGATCGACACACTGGTATTTACTGTCGAAGTGACAGGTATTACTTCAGGGACTGCCCTGGTCAATGGTGTCGTGTCAGCGAGAGACATAAACAGTGGTGATCTTATCGACGATGATACGTTTACCGGTGGAGGAAGCTTCATGGCCGTGCAGGAGCCCGCTGTCCCCGTAATAATCTCATCAATATCAAGCGTCGATACTCTGACATCCGGGCAGAATACACCCTGGACCGTGATGCTGGAAATCGAAAATCAGGGTGGTGCTTCTTTGACATTAGCGCCTGACAGTACTTTCATATACGGAGATTATGCGTTGAGTATTCCAGTTTCCCCTGCCACCTTCCTTGAAGGCGGGATTTCACTGGCAGGAGGGGAAACGAAACATATGATCTTCGAGATAACGCCTACTCCAGATATTCCCGGAGGATATGATCTCGGGATAGATGCAAAAGCAGGATTCTTCGAAGATAACCGACAGACATATTTATATTCTTCTACTGAGGAAATGGGAATTGGTGGCACTGCGGTAAGAGTACAGATCCCTGGGCAGATAGAAATCCTGGCCCTGGAAAGTCTGGCGCCCAACACTCCAAGAGTTAACCGTGATCAGGACGTATCCATCGTCGTCGATATCAGAAATATCGGGGAAGCCTGTCTCGGGCAGGTAAATCTGACACTTGCCGGGGATGGCAGCTCGTCGGTGCTGGATTCACCCCTCGTTCTCAATAGACTATGTGGCGGAGAGACGTTGAGAGATACTTTCCATGTCCGAACTGCAGATATGACGGGGATTGAATCATTTGTTACATCTGTGCAATCGGCAGTCGATCTGAATTCAGGGGAAACTGGACTTTTCAATTCCGCAACCCCGATAGACGATACAGAACTGTTGGACATAGAAGATCAGGGTGCATTGCTTGTTACGTCCTTATTACCGTCACAGGCAGAGGTAAATGCCGGGCAGACGACTGACTGGGTAGTGAGAGTAGACTTGATCAACTCGGGTGACGCTCCGATCAGTGTGGAAGATCCGGCATCGACCGATCTGATATTCTCTATCGACGGAAATCCGCTTTCCGATTATCTTGTGATTCCTCCTGAAGAATTTGCTTCTGGATCAGCAGATATGGTCCTGGAGTCGGGGGAGGTCGATTCTTTCGTCTTTGTCGTATCATCAACAGGAATCGATACAGGTCAGGTCAGGATAGATGGTTCGATCAGGTGGTCAGATGAGAACGAACCCGCACGGGGGATTCTTGTCTCAACCGGTGATTCCGGGGTCAGGGTCAGAGAACCTTCTGGACTGAGGATCATCTCTGTGACAAGCGACGCTCCAAACAGTTCCATGTTTCCCAATACTTCGATTGTGAACACAGGTCAGGAATTCAGATTGACCGTAACAGTTGAGAATACAGGGGGAGATGACCTGGAACAGGTTGCGGTAGACCTTTTGACTAACGGCGACGCGATGATAACTCCTGACTCAGCTACTCCGGATCTGGCCTCAGGGGCCGAGGGTGATTTTATATTCCTCATCCAGTCGGGTGGTGCCGGAGTAGAGATACTTTCAGCCGGTATAACTACCGCGATATCTGTGAATACAGGAGAAGAAGTCCCCCCGATACAGGCCCTTGAATCGATAGAGAATCTTCAGGTCCAGGTTTCTGCGGTCCTTGTATGCGAAGTAGATATAACAGCTCCTCTTGGTGCAGTAGATGATACTGTATCGACTTTACAGGAATTTATTTTGACGGCTGCTGTGCGGAATATGGGAGAGGCCGGAGACGATGGTACGGGGCAGGTCACCCTGGAGCTTCCCCCTGGTTTCTCACGACTGTATCCAGACGCAGATTCCATTGTCAGATCGTTTTCGGTCGATGAGGAGATTGCCTGGACATTGAGAGCTACTGATGTTTCTGCACCTGTGCCCAGCCCAGTGACAGTTTTTGTCAGCCGACCCCCGAGAGATGTGAATATGATGGAGGAGGCTTTTGTCCTGCAGGCTGCCGATACGGAAAAAGTATATACCGAAGATGCTGCCAGCATCGATCAATGTGAGATAACGATAACTGCTCCTTCAGGAGCTGAAGATGGTGTGTTGTCAACGGGACAGACTTTCACTGTACGATCGGAGTTCATGCCTTCAATGAATTCCGGCTCCACATGGGTCGAACTTGCTCTGCCTTTCGGATTTTCGATAACAGGAAATGCAGTGGTTCTGACAGGCGATGGTACGGGAGAACTGAAGCAGGTCATCTGGACGGTCGAAACTGGTTCGGGTGCCTTGAGCGAAGTATCGCTCAATATTTCGACCGGAGGAATAGATATGAATTCCTCTATTGAATATTCGGGTTGCAGCGGCCTTCTGGATGTGACAGTAGTGCAGAACGCTCGGCTTGATTTGAATGCAATCATCGCCGGACCACCCCAGGCTGTCGAAGGAAAATTGTCTGTCGATCTACCCTTTACAGTGGAGGCCATGGTTACAAATACCGGTACCGCCGGTATCGATACGACAGGTGCACGTCTTGAAATCGAACTTCCTGATAACGCGGACTATTCAATTGCCCCAGGCGAGACTTTCAGAAAACCGTTCGAACCTGGACAATCCGTTACCTGGGATCTTATTGCTCCCGGTACTGCTGCTCCGCCAGGGATAATCGCCGTAAGGATCGCAGCCCCTTATCCAGTAGATGAAAACAGCAGGGAGGCGGTCGATACGGGGATCGACGAGATTCCGATAAGTGTTACGACTGAAGAAGGCGCGATTTCAATGCTTAATATATCTTCGGAAGATACTATTCCACCGTATGTCGTGCCGCAGGGAGCCGAAGGCGTGCCTGTTCTTAAGTTTATCGTGGCGAACAGGTCCGCATATACCGCGGGGCTTGATACCGCCTTTGTCAGCGTGACTGATGGTAGAGGAAATCTCCATTCTGATCCATCGAGATATGTGTCAGCGCTGTATATTGACGCAGAGGGGATCCAGTATGCTGCGGTAGCAGGAGAGAACAATCCTGTCCCATTACTGCCTGTTTCTGAGAAATATACTGTTGATCCTTCAGCTGACGGGATCATGAGCTGGGATACGATGATCGTCAGTATAGATATCGCTGACGGGGCACCCTCGGGTAGTCTTGGGCTGGAGTTGTCAACAAGTTCTGATGTAGTTTTCAGCAGAAGTGCCGATCAGGGTGCTATCGCGGTAGTCTGGGGTGCTGAGAACGATGATATAGCAGGACATTTTGAGACTGGTCCTCTTACTGTCATGGCTGCTGATTTCGAGGAATATGTACATAACTATCCCAACCCGTTCAAGGCAGGATCTGAGACGACAAAGATCACCTATTTCCTCACAAGCGATTCTTCGGTCAGCGTGATGATCTACGATCTGCTCGGATCACTTGTCTGGAAAAAGGACATTCCTGCCGGAGAACAGGGAGCTACCGGTGAAACTGGTGGGACCCTCTGGGAGATGGAGTGGGATGGCAGGAACGGGCGTGGTGAGATCGTGAGGAACGGTGTCTATATCTGTAAGGTACAGGCTGGCGGTAAATCCGCTTTGTTCAAGATAGCTGTAGCTAAATAGGTGTTGTGATGAAAAGGATCGTACTTACATTATTTGTATTTCTGGTTACCATGACTGTTCCCGGCATTGTCAGGTCGCAGGATGGAACGGGTGGGACGAGATCAATATTTACTCTGGGTGCCGGGTCCAGAGCGATCTCGCTGGGTGGAGCCTTTGTCGCTGTAGGTGACGACCCTTCGGTCGTCTATTATAACCCTGCAGCGCTTAAGCTTAATCCATACCCGTCGATAATGGTTAATCATATACAGTTGTTTTCCGGGTTTGCAGATGCCAGCTACGACTATTTCGGGCTTGCCTGGCCTACTTTGTCGATAGGGGCGTTTGGTTTTGGGTTGATGAATGTCGGGACTGGAGGAATCAGAGAATTTGACAGTTACAGTGTTGAGACTGGTGAGATCTCTTACAGGGAAACCCAGATGATACTTTCCTATGCTTTTGACCTTCCCTGGCAGAGATTCGGAAAGTTTAGTCTGGGAACATCAGTCAAAATATTAAACCAGCGTATTGGAGATTATTCTGATACAGGTACTGGCCTCGATATCGGACTTCTATATCATCAGGATATGGTCAAAGGCCTGGTTTTCGGATGTAATATCCAGGATATCGTAGGTGCAGAGACGAAGCTTGTGACGATTCCTGATAAGGTTGACAGGACGATCATGATAGGAGTGGGATACAATAAAAGATTCGAAAACGGATCTTCTATGAATCTCTCGGTCCAGATGGATATGCCTGAGAGGGATGATAATGATCTGAGGTTCGGCGCAGAATATAATTATCGTGAATATATCAGTTTCAGAGCCGGGTTCGATTCGGAATCGGTCACTGCTGGCATCGGGTTCACGTGGACCCGGTACAGTGGTGACTACGGTTTCTTCAGCAGGGAAGAGGCTGGAAGTTCGCATCCGTTCTCTGTTCAGGCGAGGATAGGCGATTCGCTTGAAGACAAGATGCGTACGGAGGAAGAAAGAAGACTGAGGAGCGAGGAACGAAGAATAGCAGAGATATTTGCCGAGAGAGTGGCAGAACATATCAGGATCGCTCAGTCCAATATTGATGATGAAGAGTTTGAAAAGGCTCTTGATGAACTCAAAATAGCTCTGGAATACGATCCAGAGAGTGAGAGAGCTGCGGAGATGATGAGTTCGGTAGAATCCAGGATCGTGGAGATTCAGACTGAAAAGACGCTGACAGCCGAAAAATCTCTTCTGATCAATCAGCATTTCAGCCTTGGGCTCAGGTATTATAGTGAAAACGAATATATCCTTTCAAGAGCCCAATGGAAGATTGTCCTCGAGATAGATCCTGGGAACAGTGATGCTTCGGATTACCTCACAAGGACGGAAGAGAAACTCGAAGAACAGATTGCACAGCACAAGTCAGCTGCAGGTGAGCATGAAAGACGTAACCAGTTGGCCGCTGCCCTTGGAGAATGGAATATAGTCAGGATGATCGATCCCTTAAACTCGGAAGCGCTTGCCGCGACTGAGAGGATCAGCTCGAGGATGGAAGAATTGGGCAGGAACTACAGGGCTGCCAACAGGCGACTTCAGACGATCGAATCTTTCGAGAGCGCGTTGAAGGCCTTTAGTGAAGGAAGATACGATGATTCAGCGATTCTTCTTGAGGAAATTCTGAGACGCCAGCCTGACCATGAAGAAGCACGGAATCTCCTGGATAGAGTCAGAAGGCGGATGACCCCGCTGACAGAACAGCAGGAGGAAGAGATCAGACAGCTGTACATACAGGGAATGAGACATTTCACGCATAAGGATTATCCGCAGGCTATCGCTGTTTGGGAGCGAATACTTGAGATCGATCCTGACAATGAAAGCGTGCGCAGGAATATAGAAGAAGCCAGGCAGAGGATAGACAAACTGAAATAGTCCGGAGAAATTTTTGACAGAAAGTATTCTTAAAGAGAAGACTGAATTTCAACTTAAGATCCCTGCCGATGAGAACAATCTCAGCGAAGTCAGGGATTTTATAGCTGATATATGTACACGTGCCGGTTTCAGCAAGCGCGAGACGAATAACACGAAACTTGCGATGGATGAGGCGTGTACGAATATCATCAAGCACGCCTACAGGGATATCGCAGGTGATATAAAGATAGAGGTCTTTGCGGAACCTGGAAAGATAGAGATCAATGTCTTCGACAAGGGCAAGGCTTTCGAGTGGTCGGATGTAAAGGATCCAGATCTTCAGCGTTATGTAGAGATAGGTAAGAAAGGCGGCCTGGGCATATATCTGATGAACAGGCTGATGGATGATCTGGACTACAAATCATCGGAACAGGGAAACAGGCTGTTCATGTCGAAATCCTCGGACGCCGGCCTGGGAATCTCGCAGTGGCCCCTGTTTACTTCTATAAAACCTAGATGGACTTCAACGCTCAGGTTCAAATTTGCGTTCAGAGCGGGGATGGGTCTTTTCAGCCTCGTTCTTTTTCTATGGATCGTTCAGTTCATCAACCAGGGGCGTGAAGTAGAATCACAAAGGGGACAAGCCTGGCTTGCTGTGAGCAACCTCGCGAGGGGGCTCGAATCAAAAAGCGAGAAGGCGATGATCCTTGATGATCTGTACGATCCCGAGTACAGAGAGATAAACGACTATATCCAGGACAGGATAGTGAAGCTTTCCGAGATAACGTATGTCCGGATCATTAATACTGATAACATGGTCGTTTCTTCCAGCCTAATGGAAGAATTCCAGCAGACATATGAGATGGAAGATGACCGCGCAATAATCTCGAACGATGGTAGTTGGTTTTCCGTGGCCGATACAGGTACTGAAGACATTGTGGAATTTCACTATCCTGTCATGCTTATAAATGAGGCGACAGATCATCCGGTCAATCTCGGACGGATCATGTTGGGTATTTCCAGGCATGTGATAGAGGGGAATATTCATGATCCGAGACCACGTACCACTCTTATTCTGGCCGGGATCCTGCTGGTCGGCCTGGCTCTTATCTATCTACTCATATCGGTCTTTATCAAGCCTATACAGGACCTTACTGATGGAGTTAGAGCCATCGGCGAAGGAGCTCTGGAAGATGGGATACATATAGAAGGTCCAGAGGAAATAGGAGCCATTGCCAGCGCATTCAATGAGATAACGGCGAAATTCAGAGATGCTCAGAAAAATGTAGTAGAACAGGAACGAATGCAGAAGGAGATGCAGGTAGCTCAGGAGATACAGCATTCACTTCTGCCCGCGAAAGTTCCTGATATCAAAGGATATGATATTGCCAGTCTTTACCGTGCCGCCAAGGAAGTCGGAGGGGACTATTACGATTTTGTGAATGTGGGTGAGAATTCACTCGGTGTCGTTGTTGCTGATGTTTCCGGCAAGGGCGTGCCTGGGTCGCTGGTCATGACTATGATAAGGACGGCTCTCCGCATGGAAGCGAGAGGTAGTCTCTCGGCTGCTGAAGTAATGTCAAGGATGAATGATTTTGTTACCGAGGACATGAAGAAGGGGATGTTCGTTACGATCTTCTATCTGATTCTCGATTCCAAGAACAGGATCATAAGTTACGCGAGTGCGGGGCACAACCCGATGATACTGTTCAGGGCCGAAACAGATGAGACGTTCTTCCTTAACCCGAGAGGGTTCCCGGTAGGTATCAGTCTGCCTGATGACACATTGTTCCGCCGGTCGATCGATGTGGAGAAAATCAAGCTCAAGAAAGACGATATGCTTCTTATATATACTGATGGTGTTACGGAAGCTATGAACGATGATAGAGAGC
The sequence above is a segment of the Candidatus Latescibacterota bacterium genome. Coding sequences within it:
- a CDS encoding T9SS type A sorting domain-containing protein, with amino-acid sequence MTHGPADVISIVSGEAQTAVVNNPVLLPLTIRVIDAWGNEVNSETVSFAVITGGGQVDTDTGTGGIQTTSVTDIDGIAVCDEWILGTVSGNDSDGARASISSGSITSVDFSATSDHDVAASIVLSPLSGVVTVNSQTIITATLEDQYSNLVTDEDLTIFIKDDDDGGLSEDLSNPNSTDALGPSMRSGTTDGTGTISVVYDAPGGAGLSDVIDADNSTIAANSVDDVTYTTVASGATKLIVTDITNQPSQAGESYSFVVKAVDSNDNLDPSNSSHIVLSPETGGGLLFSLSDFGATVTEADLVNGSVTLYGMATTVGVWQTDITASFPVLTATAFDIETVANENVHHYVFNSPASAVAGDDFSIQLQAKDIYGNLVTTASYDIDLRAVQAADTTADASSSLSITTGAVSAGIYQEANLQYNIAENIRIEVSDIVSSVIGVTDVIDIQNAAAYQIVETGGDSTGVAAGDSILLRAEVFDRFGNNVSGERVSFSILEGGGGLVSSQRFSRIDGTTSVTCRTGTSAGLNRIRAAILDGNPEGLETRVYEISTIPSTAISYVTLAIEGTTFEAGEEFNCDVQAFDAFDNLITTDNTSILIPFSESASMVFDPDTITLSAGIASFTAFDTVMGDNRIAIESIVGLQLSAFSPYIEINAGPAYRITEISGDTTGVISGDTTLVSVRVRDEYGNPVEGEVVRFSVTSDLGGVTGLIDDTGVSGDGLAASDVSGMATCSLITDSNAGTNILEAVILDAEPPSREKVEFTILTTAGTISRYVITTSDYTRTAGDHVDVTIVAYDLNNNISYGDFTTVVDLGSNQTAVWDTNPVTLSDGSVSTGFTETLAGPLVLSAETSGGGALSHSDTVFVGPDLPSGAIPISSVIPDTITASGKSLSSITTGQVLDAYGNIVDERTLITVSVPSGTIDSDDMDNTIPGVQRETSINGVTSVFIESSLTSGEVIVDFESVSGSAAGAASIFFAEPPGVEYAGYISPIFIVPGSGIEFKCLVTNSSPTGSYLDVSSNISFNDGTGNIFNAVLASPVFLHGGSTDTLYFAETTLPAGFIGGTYTPEVNLSGTDIYDSDYSADFNAGSNSISVSNIEITGITAFRTVLSRGDTTRVDVTLVNNGGSLAIIRDIVIDFAVGNYSLTGDVVPSLPDTIYTGLETTYSMFVYVLPNCPLGIDTIDASVHATVGGINVYDYSADEYCETWLIQSASLISYEPGSFDPTSVSTGQDHSFSVIMNNLGQAPVILEETSTRISFDDGVTIYSALLEDESAIPGEGSARLSFLQDNISSSFIPGKYPVLVELSGFENGGLFDTSIVLADSIDIETPASLSYISSTLSPMTVSKNSSVTFQLDVTNTGGADVYVDEAASYLTFNDGTTIYTANVDADRTGLILPGENTFYFDPVVIAPGFVTGIYTPLLHIEGLENGLDISVDPIVADDVSVEDPSRLAINSIDILPTDRMTADQTTGRAALIRIENNGEASVRLDSLDVRLFIGNLPVTGQYQINPVDFVEGVEILAGGQLDSFHVSISDELSNSMNTGTVTVESTVWGTDLNSSDELIATTEYGGKGSFAVETEADPVITGIISSITSATVSQTRDWKVDVIIENHGESDLDVDLDPLITYLVFSTSNDFDVISPVELAGGGMVLEGGSTDTLKYIIDLTGSIPGICEINAEVSSMEINSGRNIGPVSMVAGSGPEVEIQTTGVLSILGITGFQDPVTIGQVAEWEIEMSVLNSGGSALTIDTSDLDSTRVLIPGSSGFVIDHPAELEEGGNTLTSGESGTLRFTVSTTGVVPPGRRVISGRVLGVEDNSENTIFAELDETASTDSVEFDLRADPQYSVSSLSPLSVSSGTDISIELEIFSSDLDQSTLILDRNLTTVWFGDTDGDTLRASLSAVSPDRIDGGSASRLIFNSTEVFDALDRQAYTAGIHLEGSENGNPFIVDLTSTPDQLIVEEAPQLSITSIETPSSVTSGLQPTWQAWMVLHNTGEASVLVSTDPDSTDISISIAGLGDVTSEYTITPPDHLQESGTLVLAGGQIDTLVFTVEVTGITSGTALVNGVVSARDINSGDLIDDDTFTGGGSFMAVQEPAVPVIISSISSVDTLTSGQNTPWTVMLEIENQGGASLTLAPDSTFIYGDYALSIPVSPATFLEGGISLAGGETKHMIFEITPTPDIPGGYDLGIDAKAGFFEDNRQTYLYSSTEEMGIGGTAVRVQIPGQIEILALESLAPNTPRVNRDQDVSIVVDIRNIGEACLGQVNLTLAGDGSSSVLDSPLVLNRLCGGETLRDTFHVRTADMTGIESFVTSVQSAVDLNSGETGLFNSATPIDDTELLDIEDQGALLVTSLLPSQAEVNAGQTTDWVVRVDLINSGDAPISVEDPASTDLIFSIDGNPLSDYLVIPPEEFASGSADMVLESGEVDSFVFVVSSTGIDTGQVRIDGSIRWSDENEPARGILVSTGDSGVRVREPSGLRIISVTSDAPNSSMFPNTSIVNTGQEFRLTVTVENTGGDDLEQVAVDLLTNGDAMITPDSATPDLASGAEGDFIFLIQSGGAGVEILSAGITTAISVNTGEEVPPIQALESIENLQVQVSAVLVCEVDITAPLGAVDDTVSTLQEFILTAAVRNMGEAGDDGTGQVTLELPPGFSRLYPDADSIVRSFSVDEEIAWTLRATDVSAPVPSPVTVFVSRPPRDVNMMEEAFVLQAADTEKVYTEDAASIDQCEITITAPSGAEDGVLSTGQTFTVRSEFMPSMNSGSTWVELALPFGFSITGNAVVLTGDGTGELKQVIWTVETGSGALSEVSLNISTGGIDMNSSIEYSGCSGLLDVTVVQNARLDLNAIIAGPPQAVEGKLSVDLPFTVEAMVTNTGTAGIDTTGARLEIELPDNADYSIAPGETFRKPFEPGQSVTWDLIAPGTAAPPGIIAVRIAAPYPVDENSREAVDTGIDEIPISVTTEEGAISMLNISSEDTIPPYVVPQGAEGVPVLKFIVANRSAYTAGLDTAFVSVTDGRGNLHSDPSRYVSALYIDAEGIQYAAVAGENNPVPLLPVSEKYTVDPSADGIMSWDTMIVSIDIADGAPSGSLGLELSTSSDVVFSRSADQGAIAVVWGAENDDIAGHFETGPLTVMAADFEEYVHNYPNPFKAGSETTKITYFLTSDSSVSVMIYDLLGSLVWKKDIPAGEQGATGETGGTLWEMEWDGRNGRGEIVRNGVYICKVQAGGKSALFKIAVAK
- a CDS encoding PorV/PorQ family protein, translating into MKRIVLTLFVFLVTMTVPGIVRSQDGTGGTRSIFTLGAGSRAISLGGAFVAVGDDPSVVYYNPAALKLNPYPSIMVNHIQLFSGFADASYDYFGLAWPTLSIGAFGFGLMNVGTGGIREFDSYSVETGEISYRETQMILSYAFDLPWQRFGKFSLGTSVKILNQRIGDYSDTGTGLDIGLLYHQDMVKGLVFGCNIQDIVGAETKLVTIPDKVDRTIMIGVGYNKRFENGSSMNLSVQMDMPERDDNDLRFGAEYNYREYISFRAGFDSESVTAGIGFTWTRYSGDYGFFSREEAGSSHPFSVQARIGDSLEDKMRTEEERRLRSEERRIAEIFAERVAEHIRIAQSNIDDEEFEKALDELKIALEYDPESERAAEMMSSVESRIVEIQTEKTLTAEKSLLINQHFSLGLRYYSENEYILSRAQWKIVLEIDPGNSDASDYLTRTEEKLEEQIAQHKSAAGEHERRNQLAAALGEWNIVRMIDPLNSEALAATERISSRMEELGRNYRAANRRLQTIESFESALKAFSEGRYDDSAILLEEILRRQPDHEEARNLLDRVRRRMTPLTEQQEEEIRQLYIQGMRHFTHKDYPQAIAVWERILEIDPDNESVRRNIEEARQRIDKLK